A window of the Halopseudomonas phragmitis genome harbors these coding sequences:
- a CDS encoding alpha/beta fold hydrolase, with amino-acid sequence MHRHALFIHGCWLTPAIWDSFQRRFRACGYSCSAPSWPQDPKDQPGEPKQQMAQLSIRSLLAYYEEHIRTLDQPPVLIGHDLGGLLVQLLLDRGLGQAGIAISPLPPRASLLDLYRSRHWLLQWAGWRNMLYMRHEYFAHNMAQNLTPEQQYAAYARHIVPAPGRVFFEATLGIGSRLDFSNADRAPLLLVAGGQARTVRANMVAATYRRYRRSAAVTSFKQFPGYSHWLIAEPGWETIADYSIEWAQNQLGRF; translated from the coding sequence ATGCATAGGCACGCTCTGTTCATCCATGGCTGCTGGCTCACTCCTGCAATTTGGGATTCGTTCCAGCGGCGCTTCAGAGCATGTGGCTATAGCTGCAGCGCACCGTCCTGGCCACAAGACCCGAAAGATCAGCCCGGAGAGCCCAAACAGCAAATGGCGCAATTGAGTATCCGCTCACTCCTCGCTTACTACGAAGAACACATTCGCACTTTAGACCAACCTCCAGTTTTGATCGGTCACGACCTCGGCGGCCTGCTGGTGCAATTACTACTCGACCGTGGCCTGGGTCAGGCGGGCATAGCAATCAGCCCGCTACCGCCTCGCGCAAGCCTGCTAGATTTGTACCGTAGCCGTCACTGGTTGCTACAGTGGGCAGGCTGGCGCAACATGCTGTACATGAGACATGAGTATTTCGCGCACAATATGGCGCAAAACCTGACACCGGAGCAGCAATACGCTGCCTATGCGCGACACATCGTACCGGCACCGGGCAGAGTGTTCTTCGAGGCCACGCTTGGGATAGGCAGTCGCCTTGATTTCTCCAATGCCGACCGTGCGCCTCTACTACTGGTCGCAGGAGGCCAGGCCCGGACCGTTCGCGCCAACATGGTTGCCGCCACTTATCGTCGCTATCGACGCTCGGCAGCCGTAACCAGCTTCAAGCAGTTCCCCGGCTACAGCCACTGGCTGATCGCCGAGCCCGGATGGGAAACAATCGCCGACTACAGCATTGAATGGGCGCAGAACCAACTTGGACGCTTCTAG